The Candidatus Angelobacter sp. genome includes the window GTTGGCTGAAGCAGCAGTTCCCGACCGACCGAGACATGCGGATATCTCACGAAGCGATCTATCGCAGTCTCTTTGTTCAGACGCGCGGCGTGCTGAAGAAGGAGCTGACGGCACAGTTGCGTACAAGGCGGCAGATGCGTCACGCCAAAGGCGGCAAGGCCAAGAATGGACAGGGGCACATACTCGATATGGTCTCTATCCGCGAGCGACCCGCCGAGGCCGAGGATCGCGCAGTTCCTGGCCATTGGGAAGGAGATCTTCTTACCGGAGCAAGCGACACGCACATCGTGACGCTCGTCGAACGCCACAGCCGCTTTACGATGCTCGTCAAGCTTCCAAGGAAGGACACGACGACCGTGGTTGCCGCGCTCGCTAAGCACATCCGCAAATTGCCCGAGCAGCTACGACGCTCCCTGACGTGGGACCAAGGCAAGGAGATGTCTGGCCACAAACGCTTCACGGTTGCCACCAACGTGCAGGTTTACTTCTGTGATCCGCGCAGTCCATGGCAGCGTGGCAGCAACGAGAACACCAACGGCCTGCTGCGACAGTACTTCCCGAGAGGAACCGATCTCTCGCGCTTCTCCCAGGCCTACCTCAATGGCATTGCTCTGAGGCTCAATCAACGCCCGCGAAAGACCTTGGCCTTCGAAACCCCTGCCAATAGACTGCAACTGGTGTTGCACTGACCGATTGAACTCACCCCCTGAAACCGGACATTGGTCAGTGCGGTCGGGATGTCCCCTTTGTGCCAAAAGGAGACTAAGCCTCTCGATCACCTCGTCGGCACGGTCGAGCAGCGT containing:
- a CDS encoding IS30 family transposase, with the protein product MVTSRILFTAKQKDELWERWKNGQSVLAISRALERRNKTGVQRIVALNGGIAPAPRCRAVAALKLEEREEISRGIAAGRSVRRIARGLKRSPSTISREIRRNGGSQTYRANRAERSAWERALRPKPCRLALHGELRWRVAQKLALQWSPEQISGWLKQQFPTDRDMRISHEAIYRSLFVQTRGVLKKELTAQLRTRRQMRHAKGGKAKNGQGHILDMVSIRERPAEAEDRAVPGHWEGDLLTGASDTHIVTLVERHSRFTMLVKLPRKDTTTVVAALAKHIRKLPEQLRRSLTWDQGKEMSGHKRFTVATNVQVYFCDPRSPWQRGSNENTNGLLRQYFPRGTDLSRFSQAYLNGIALRLNQRPRKTLAFETPANRLQLVLH